Proteins from one Tenrec ecaudatus isolate mTenEca1 chromosome 8, mTenEca1.hap1, whole genome shotgun sequence genomic window:
- the HPGD gene encoding 15-hydroxyprostaglandin dehydrogenase [NAD(+)] — MHVNGKVALVTGAAQGIGKASAEALLHKGAKVALVDWNLEAGIKCKAAFDELFDPQKTLFIQCDVADQAQLRDTFKKVVDHFGRLDILVNNAGVNNEKQWEKTLQINLASVISGTYLGLDYMSKQNGGEGGIIINMSSLAGLMPVAQQPVYCASKHGIIGFTRSAAMAANLMNSGVRMNAICPGFVNTPILESIEKEENMGRYIEYTAHIKDMMKFYGILDPSMIAKGLITLIEDDAFHGAIMKITRSKGIHFQDYDTTPFHGKTQ, encoded by the exons ATGCACGTGAACGGCAAAGTGGCGCTGGTGACCGGCGCGGCCCAAGGGATAGGCAAAGCCTCTGCAGAGGCGCTGCTGCACAAGGGCGCCAAG GTAGCGCTGGTGGACTGGAATCTGGAAGCTGGCATCAAGTGTAAAGCTGCTTTCGATGAACTGTTTGATCCGCAGAAGACCCTCTTCATCCAGTGTGATGTCGCAGACCAGGCACAACTGAGAG atACGTTTAAAAAAGTCGTGGATCACTTTGGAAGACTGGACATCTTGGTCAATAATGCTGGAGTGAATAATGAGAAACAGTGGGAAAAAACGCTGCAGATTAATTTG GCTTCTGTTATCAGTGGAACCTATCTTGGCTTGGATTACATGAGCAAGCAAAATGGAGGTGAAGGTGGTATCATAATTAATATGTCATCTTTGGCAG GACTCATGCCTGTGGCGCAGCAGCCTGTGTACTGCGCGTCGAAGCACGGAATCATCGGGTTCACACGCTCAGCCGCG ATGGCCGCTAATCTCATGAACAGCGGTGTGAGAATGAACGccatttgccctggctttgtaaaTACTCCCATCCTGGAATccattgaaaaagaagaaaacatgggCCGGTACATTGAATACACTGCTCATATCAAGGATATGATGAAATTCTATGGGATTTTGGA ccCATCAATGATTGCCAAAGGATTAATCACCCTCATCGAAGATGATGCTTTCCATGGTGCTATTATGAAGATCACACGGTCTAAAGGAATTCATTTTCAAGACTATGATACCACTCCGTTTCATGGAAAAACTCAGTGA